One region of Pogona vitticeps strain Pit_001003342236 chromosome 1, PviZW2.1, whole genome shotgun sequence genomic DNA includes:
- the MOK gene encoding MAPK/MAK/MRK overlapping kinase isoform X3, protein MKPALWLPQSIGEGGEFKTIGKIGEGTFSDVLKVQSLKDGKYYACKQMKQHFESIDHVNNLREIQALRRLNPHPNILTLHEVIFDKKAGAVALICELMDKNIYELIKERKKPFPEKRIMSYMYQLCKSLDHMHRNGIFHRDVKPENILIKQDLLKLGDFGSCRSIHSKQPYTEYISTRWYRAPECLLTDGYYNYKMDIWSAGCVFYEIASFHPLFPGSNELDQISKIHDIIGTPPKKILNKFKQSRVMNFDFPIRKGKGISPFIPSLSNKGLTLMYAMIQYDPDERICAREALQHSYFRELRLAEKQALTTRRKMRLVNNPLERETLSLQRISKEDQRQSENQKEFKSPVKQYHLPALERRGGGY, encoded by the exons ATGAAGCCCGCCCTTTGGTTGCCGCAGTCAATAGGAGAGGGCGGAG AATTCAAAACAATTGGTAAAATTGGTGAGGGAACATTTTCTGATGTTCTGAAGGTACAAAGCCTTAAAGATGGAAAATATTATGCATGTAAACAAATGAAACAACATTTTGAGAG tATTGACCATGTGAACAATCTGAGAGAAATACAGGCGTTAAGACGATTGAATCCACATCCAAATATCCTTACATTGCACGAAGTGATTTT tGACAAAAAAGCTGGTGCTGTTGCATTAATATGCGAACTTATGGACAAGAATATTTATGAACTGATCAAAG AGAGGAAAAAACCATTTCCTGAAAAGAGAATAATGAGTTATATGTACCAATTATGCAAGTCTCTTGATCACATGCACAG GAATGGAATATTTCACAGAGATGTGAAACCAGAAAACATATTAATAAAG CAGGACCTTCTCAAGTTGGGGGATTTTGGGTCCTGTAGGAGTATACACTCCAAGCAGCCATATACAGAATACATCTCAACACGCTGGTACAGGGCACCCGAATGTCTTCTCACAGATGGCTACTACAATTACAAAATGGACATATGGAGTGCTGGCTGTGTGTTTTATGAAATTGCCAG TTTCCACCCACTCTTTCCTGGATCTAATGAACTGGACCAGATATCAAAAATTCATGATATTATAGGTACTCCTCCTAAGAAGATTCTTAATAAGTTCAAGCA GTCAAGAGTGATGAACTTTGATTTTCCAatcagaaaagggaaaggaatttCTCCATTTATACCTAGTTTGTCGAATAAAGGGTTAACACTTATGTATGCAATGATACAATATGATCCTGATGAGAGAATCTGTGCCCGTGAAGCACTACAACACTCTTACTTCAGAGAACTGAG GTTGGCAGAGAAACAAGCTTTGACCACGCGCAGAAAAATGAGATTAGTAAACAACCCATTAGAAAGGGAGACTCTCAGCTTGCAGCGTATTTCAAAGGAGGATCAAAGGCAG
- the MOK gene encoding MAPK/MAK/MRK overlapping kinase isoform X4, translating into MKPALWLPQSIGEGGEFKTIGKIGEGTFSDVLKVQSLKDGKYYACKQMKQHFESIDHVNNLREIQALRRLNPHPNILTLHEVIFDKKAGAVALICELMDKNIYELIKERKKPFPEKRIMSYMYQLCKSLDHMHRNGIFHRDVKPENILIKQDLLKLGDFGSCRSIHSKQPYTEYISTRWYRAPECLLTDGYYNYKMDIWSAGCVFYEIASFHPLFPGSNELDQISKIHDIIGTPPKKILNKFKQSRVMNFDFPIRKGKGISPFIPSLSNKGLTLMYAMIQYDPDERICAREALQHSYFRELRLAEKQALTTRRKMRLVNNPLERETLSLQRISKEDQSLKIRKNLNLL; encoded by the exons ATGAAGCCCGCCCTTTGGTTGCCGCAGTCAATAGGAGAGGGCGGAG AATTCAAAACAATTGGTAAAATTGGTGAGGGAACATTTTCTGATGTTCTGAAGGTACAAAGCCTTAAAGATGGAAAATATTATGCATGTAAACAAATGAAACAACATTTTGAGAG tATTGACCATGTGAACAATCTGAGAGAAATACAGGCGTTAAGACGATTGAATCCACATCCAAATATCCTTACATTGCACGAAGTGATTTT tGACAAAAAAGCTGGTGCTGTTGCATTAATATGCGAACTTATGGACAAGAATATTTATGAACTGATCAAAG AGAGGAAAAAACCATTTCCTGAAAAGAGAATAATGAGTTATATGTACCAATTATGCAAGTCTCTTGATCACATGCACAG GAATGGAATATTTCACAGAGATGTGAAACCAGAAAACATATTAATAAAG CAGGACCTTCTCAAGTTGGGGGATTTTGGGTCCTGTAGGAGTATACACTCCAAGCAGCCATATACAGAATACATCTCAACACGCTGGTACAGGGCACCCGAATGTCTTCTCACAGATGGCTACTACAATTACAAAATGGACATATGGAGTGCTGGCTGTGTGTTTTATGAAATTGCCAG TTTCCACCCACTCTTTCCTGGATCTAATGAACTGGACCAGATATCAAAAATTCATGATATTATAGGTACTCCTCCTAAGAAGATTCTTAATAAGTTCAAGCA GTCAAGAGTGATGAACTTTGATTTTCCAatcagaaaagggaaaggaatttCTCCATTTATACCTAGTTTGTCGAATAAAGGGTTAACACTTATGTATGCAATGATACAATATGATCCTGATGAGAGAATCTGTGCCCGTGAAGCACTACAACACTCTTACTTCAGAGAACTGAG GTTGGCAGAGAAACAAGCTTTGACCACGCGCAGAAAAATGAGATTAGTAAACAACCCATTAGAAAGGGAGACTCTCAGCTTGCAGCGTATTTCAAAGGAGGATCAAAG